One stretch of Narcine bancroftii isolate sNarBan1 chromosome 8, sNarBan1.hap1, whole genome shotgun sequence DNA includes these proteins:
- the LOC138742033 gene encoding uncharacterized protein, which produces MSLRALGPVGERGRRRHTGRWPQLGMRAAGTGAAGTAESIGCATSGGLDPAVASRPQEGGDPELLRAEFEKFKVTYKKLYDGEEEENRFWIFEKNLVRARKWQQEDRGTAVYGVNKFSDMSDEECDKFYLNPLIMSNSSWLQEHDWDPED; this is translated from the exons ATGTCCCTGAGGGCACTGGGACCTGTGGGGGAGCGGGGGAGGAGAAGGCACACGGGTCGTTGGCCCCAACTGGGAATGAGGGCGGCTGGGACGGGGGCAGCTGGAACTGCCGAGAGCATCGGTTGTGCCACATCTGGAGGGCTGGATCCAGCTGTGGCCTCCAGGCCGCAGGAAGGAGGGGACCCC gaGCTGCTCCGCGCAGAGTTTGAGAAGTTTAAAGTGACCTACAAGAAGCTCTACGATGGAGAGGAAG AGGAGAATCGTTTCTGGATCTTCGAGAAGAACCTGGTGAGGGCTCGGAAGTGGCAGCAGGAGGACAGAGGGACGGCCGTGTATGGCGTCAACAAATTCAGTGACATGTCAG ATGAGGAATGTGACAAATTTTACCTCAACCCGCTAATAATGAGCAACTCGTCCTGGCTACAGGAGCACGACTGGGATCCGGAGGATTAA